One Clostridium estertheticum DNA segment encodes these proteins:
- a CDS encoding biotin/lipoyl-containing protein — protein MNKYNIKVNGISYEVEVEEVVGEFASSPATVAVTKEAPQKSKPSSKVEVKKTVTTGEKIECPMPGTVLKVNVNPGDNVKTGQVMFILEAMKMENEIMAPHDAKILEISVTSGASVNTGDILAVIE, from the coding sequence ATGAATAAATACAATATAAAAGTTAATGGAATTTCATATGAAGTAGAAGTTGAAGAGGTGGTGGGAGAGTTTGCTAGTAGCCCCGCAACGGTAGCAGTAACTAAGGAGGCACCACAAAAATCTAAACCATCGTCTAAGGTAGAAGTGAAGAAAACAGTAACTACCGGTGAAAAAATAGAATGCCCAATGCCTGGAACTGTGCTTAAAGTCAATGTGAATCCCGGTGATAATGTAAAAACAGGACAAGTAATGTTTATACTCGAGGCTATGAAAATGGAGAATGAAATTATGGCACCACATGATGCGAAAATTCTAGAAATAAGTGTAACTAGTGGAGCAAGTGTTAATACTGGGGATATACTAGCGGTTATTGAGTAA
- the dusB gene encoding tRNA dihydrouridine synthase DusB translates to MKISNIHFKNDVFLAPMAGITDIAFRGLCKELGCGLLYTEMVSAKGLYYGSINTEALMKISEVEKPVAIQIFGNDPKIMASACEIFNSRDDICMVDVNMGCPVPKIIKNGEGSALMQNPKLAAEIIKEMKKVSTKPVTVKFRKGFDSNNINAVEFAKYMEDAGIDAIAVHGRTREQMYEGKADWDIIRAVKESVKVPVIGNGDVFSVEDAIRIKEVTNCDAIMIARGARGNPWIFREIMQAIKGQDVIFPTAVEKIDMCIRHLDLATKYYEEIKAVREMRKHTAWYVKGLNNCTEIKEKINTKNKYDEVLKLLLDYREYLKMVTQ, encoded by the coding sequence ATGAAAATATCAAATATCCATTTTAAAAATGATGTTTTTTTAGCTCCTATGGCAGGAATTACGGATATTGCATTTAGAGGATTATGCAAGGAATTAGGTTGCGGTCTTCTTTATACTGAAATGGTAAGCGCTAAAGGGCTATATTATGGAAGCATTAATACAGAGGCTCTTATGAAAATTTCAGAAGTGGAGAAACCTGTAGCCATTCAGATATTTGGTAATGATCCTAAAATTATGGCTAGTGCCTGTGAGATCTTCAATTCAAGAGATGATATATGTATGGTTGATGTAAACATGGGTTGTCCTGTGCCTAAGATAATAAAAAATGGTGAAGGATCGGCTTTGATGCAAAATCCAAAACTCGCAGCTGAAATAATAAAAGAAATGAAAAAGGTTTCTACAAAGCCTGTTACAGTAAAGTTTAGGAAGGGATTTGATTCAAATAATATTAATGCTGTAGAATTTGCTAAATACATGGAGGATGCAGGCATAGATGCTATTGCAGTGCATGGCAGGACTCGGGAACAAATGTATGAAGGCAAGGCTGATTGGGATATTATAAGGGCTGTAAAAGAAAGTGTTAAAGTTCCTGTAATAGGTAATGGTGACGTATTTTCAGTAGAGGATGCTATAAGAATAAAGGAAGTCACGAATTGCGATGCTATAATGATTGCAAGAGGAGCCAGAGGTAATCCTTGGATTTTTAGAGAGATTATGCAGGCAATAAAGGGTCAGGACGTAATATTTCCTACCGCGGTAGAAAAAATAGATATGTGCATAAGGCATTTAGATTTAGCCACAAAATATTATGAAGAAATTAAAGCGGTTAGAGAAATGAGAAAACATACAGCCTGGTATGTTAAAGGGCTTAACAACTGCACTGAAATAAAAGAAAAAATAAACACTAAAAATAAATATGATGAGGTATTAAAACTTCTTTTAGATTATAGAGAATATTTGAAAATGGTAACTCAATAA
- the lysS gene encoding lysine--tRNA ligase, with the protein MSNEEKIEEKDLHELEAKYNEQVTIRRRKLSDLQEQGKDPFDVYKVERTHTSQEVKDNYEKLIGTQVIVAGRLMSKRVHGKAGFSDVHDRYGKIQLYIKIDDVGEEKLKEYKTFDIGDFLSVTGTPFVTKTGEISLHIVDFQLIAKSLKPLPEKWHGLKDPDLRYRQREVDIIMNPEVKQTFMKRIAIIRYIREFLDNKGFLEVETPILAPIAGGAAARPFMTHHNTLDIDMYLRIATELYLKRLIVAGFEKVYDMGKNFRNEGMDVRHNPEFTMIELYEAYADYNDMMEITENMVAYVCEKIHGTTKVNYQGTEIDFTPPWRRITMVDAVKEYSGVDFDLISTDDEARKIAKEKHLEFKKEIKDCSKADILNALFEEYAEEHLIEPTFLCDYPVEISPLTKKKRGNSEYTERFEGFVFGREVCNAYSELNDPVVQRERFMQQANERELGDDEAYLIDEEFMSALETGMPPTGGLGIGIDRIVMFLTDSASIRDVILFPTMKPVQ; encoded by the coding sequence ATGTCAAACGAAGAAAAGATTGAAGAAAAGGATTTACATGAACTTGAAGCTAAATATAATGAACAGGTAACCATAAGACGACGTAAATTATCTGATTTGCAAGAACAAGGCAAGGATCCATTTGATGTATACAAAGTTGAAAGAACCCATACATCACAAGAGGTTAAAGACAATTATGAGAAATTAATAGGTACACAAGTTATTGTAGCAGGTAGACTTATGTCTAAAAGAGTTCATGGTAAGGCTGGTTTTTCTGATGTTCATGATAGATATGGTAAGATTCAACTCTACATAAAAATAGATGATGTAGGCGAAGAAAAATTAAAAGAATATAAAACTTTTGATATAGGCGATTTTTTAAGCGTAACTGGAACACCATTTGTTACAAAAACTGGTGAAATATCATTACATATAGTGGATTTTCAGCTTATAGCTAAGTCTCTAAAACCACTTCCAGAAAAATGGCATGGCTTAAAGGATCCAGATTTAAGATATAGACAAAGAGAAGTAGACATAATAATGAATCCAGAAGTAAAACAGACCTTTATGAAGAGAATAGCAATAATCAGATATATTAGAGAATTCTTAGATAATAAAGGGTTCTTAGAAGTTGAGACTCCGATTTTGGCTCCAATAGCTGGAGGCGCTGCAGCAAGACCATTTATGACTCATCATAATACCCTAGACATTGATATGTATCTTAGAATAGCAACAGAGCTATATTTAAAAAGGCTTATTGTTGCTGGTTTTGAAAAGGTATATGATATGGGTAAAAACTTCAGAAATGAAGGAATGGATGTAAGACATAATCCAGAGTTCACAATGATAGAACTATATGAGGCTTATGCAGATTATAATGATATGATGGAAATTACGGAAAATATGGTTGCTTATGTTTGTGAGAAAATCCATGGAACTACAAAGGTTAATTATCAAGGCACTGAAATAGACTTTACTCCACCATGGAGAAGAATTACTATGGTAGATGCAGTAAAAGAATATTCAGGTGTAGATTTTGATCTGATTAGTACTGATGACGAAGCTAGAAAAATAGCTAAAGAAAAGCATTTAGAATTTAAAAAAGAGATAAAAGATTGTTCAAAAGCAGATATACTAAATGCACTATTTGAAGAATATGCAGAAGAGCATTTAATAGAGCCAACATTCTTATGTGATTATCCTGTAGAAATATCACCTCTTACTAAGAAAAAGAGAGGAAATTCAGAGTATACAGAGAGATTTGAAGGTTTTGTATTTGGGCGTGAGGTGTGTAATGCATACTCAGAGTTAAATGATCCAGTAGTTCAAAGAGAGAGATTTATGCAACAAGCAAATGAAAGAGAACTAGGCGATGATGAAGCTTATTTAATAGATGAAGAATTTATGAGTGCATTAGAAACAGGAATGCCTCCAACAGGAGGGCTAGGTATAGGCATTGATAGAATAGTAATGTTCTTAACTGACTCCGCTTCAATAAGAGATGTCATCCTATTCCCTACAATGAAACCAGTTCAGTAA
- a CDS encoding sodium ion-translocating decarboxylase subunit beta produces MDILQVLKDLWLSSGFVKLNLQYLIMIGIACLLIYAAIGKKFEPLLLLPIAFGMLLVNLPITNIMAGPHGNEAGGLFYYLYKGVELDIYPPLIFLGVGAMTDFGPLIANPSSVLMGAGAQFGVFFAFTTAILMGFTPQEAASIGIIGGADGPTAIFLTSKLAKHLLGPIAVAAYSYMALVPLIQPPIMKLLTTEKERTIKMGQLRQVKQIEKIIFPIVVTLVVGLMLPSVASLIGMLMLGNLFRESGVVGRLSDTAQNGLINVVTIFLGVTVGATAKAEMFLKLDTLKIIVIGSIAFSISTAAGVIIGKIMCKVTKGKVNPLIGSAGVSAVPMAARVSQVVGQKADPSNFLLMHAMGPNVAGVIGTAVAAGVLLTIFGK; encoded by the coding sequence ATGGATATCTTACAAGTATTAAAGGACTTATGGCTTTCTTCTGGCTTTGTTAAACTGAATTTGCAGTATCTTATAATGATAGGGATAGCGTGTCTACTCATATATGCCGCTATAGGGAAGAAATTTGAACCATTACTTCTTCTGCCAATAGCATTTGGTATGCTACTCGTAAATTTACCAATTACTAATATTATGGCTGGGCCACATGGAAATGAAGCAGGAGGGTTATTTTATTACTTATACAAAGGGGTAGAACTAGATATATATCCACCTCTAATATTTTTAGGGGTAGGTGCTATGACGGATTTTGGCCCATTAATAGCAAATCCATCTAGTGTGCTTATGGGGGCGGGTGCACAATTTGGAGTATTCTTTGCATTTACTACTGCAATACTTATGGGGTTTACTCCACAGGAAGCAGCATCAATAGGTATTATAGGGGGAGCAGATGGTCCTACAGCCATTTTTTTAACTAGTAAGTTGGCAAAACACCTTCTAGGACCAATTGCTGTTGCAGCCTATTCATATATGGCTTTAGTGCCCTTGATACAGCCACCGATAATGAAATTATTAACTACAGAAAAAGAAAGAACTATTAAAATGGGTCAATTAAGACAGGTTAAGCAAATTGAGAAAATTATTTTTCCAATAGTAGTTACACTAGTAGTAGGCTTAATGCTTCCATCTGTAGCATCGCTAATTGGAATGCTAATGCTGGGAAATTTGTTTAGAGAGTCTGGTGTGGTTGGTAGATTATCTGATACAGCTCAAAATGGATTAATAAATGTGGTAACTATATTTTTAGGGGTAACTGTTGGTGCCACAGCAAAAGCAGAAATGTTTCTAAAATTGGATACTTTAAAAATAATTGTTATAGGCTCCATTGCTTTTTCTATAAGTACTGCAGCAGGAGTTATAATAGGAAAGATTATGTGTAAAGTTACAAAGGGTAAGGTAAACCCATTAATAGGTTCCGCTGGAGTTTCAGCAGTGCCCATGGCAGCAAGGGTATCACAAGTAGTGGGACAAAAAGCAGACCCAAGTAACTTCTTGCTTATGCACGCTATGGGTCCTAATGTAGCAGGTGTAATCGGAACGGCTGTTGCAGCGGGGGTTCTACTAACTATTTTCGGGAAATAA
- a CDS encoding OadG family protein has product MKFSFLDALSTTFVAMTIVFALLIILQYIIKLQSFIINTVAKKNANHEVGIIYKEKEEEIETVEVEPEPEDDLEVVAVIAAVLASYLDIPQSSLKIKSIKRISNNSGWGISAIESNLKG; this is encoded by the coding sequence ATGAAATTTTCATTTTTAGATGCGTTAAGTACTACGTTTGTAGCCATGACCATAGTTTTTGCCCTGCTGATTATTTTGCAATATATAATTAAACTGCAAAGCTTTATAATAAACACTGTAGCAAAAAAAAATGCAAATCATGAGGTAGGTATAATTTATAAGGAAAAGGAAGAAGAGATAGAGACAGTAGAAGTTGAACCAGAACCTGAAGATGATTTAGAAGTAGTTGCGGTAATAGCTGCAGTTTTAGCTTCATACCTAGATATACCTCAATCAAGTTTAAAAATAAAGTCAATTAAAAGAATAAGTAACAACTCAGGCTGGGGAATATCTGCAATTGAAAGTAATTTAAAGGGATAG
- the greA gene encoding transcription elongation factor GreA: MSEPKKHVMTYEGIRKLEDELEFLKTVKRKDITEKIKVALGYGDLSENSEYDEAKNEQAFVEGRIIQLENMLRNASVIDENEIEKDVVSIGSVVKVKDYVFNEEVEFYIVGSAEADPMENKISDESPVGSALVGKKAGAIIEVTVPDGIGKYEVLEVKRG, encoded by the coding sequence ATGAGCGAACCAAAAAAACATGTAATGACCTATGAGGGAATAAGAAAATTAGAAGACGAATTAGAATTTCTTAAAACCGTAAAGAGAAAAGATATAACAGAAAAGATAAAAGTAGCATTGGGATATGGAGATTTGAGTGAGAATTCAGAGTATGATGAAGCTAAAAATGAGCAAGCGTTTGTAGAGGGTAGAATAATACAATTAGAAAATATGCTAAGAAATGCAAGCGTTATAGATGAAAATGAAATTGAAAAAGATGTAGTAAGCATAGGGTCTGTAGTTAAGGTTAAGGATTACGTGTTTAATGAGGAAGTCGAATTTTATATTGTGGGTTCAGCAGAAGCAGATCCAATGGAAAATAAGATATCAGATGAATCACCAGTTGGAAGTGCACTCGTAGGAAAGAAAGCAGGAGCGATTATCGAAGTGACAGTTCCTGATGGTATAGGTAAATACGAAGTATTAGAAGTTAAAAGAGGTTAG
- a CDS encoding GGDEF domain-containing protein: protein MIYIKPMKMVKAVLCTFGLVMGAIFPIYAGFFIIWIPERKVAFCIGCLVAGYTVGLFSFYIVKAILLKIDNHYKIALLGKFGVENIINSEKGNDLILNMKNEFKELINKYAELMESESEHLLKLSITDCLTSVYNHRYLYEYFERKVSEEISLMTILFCDIDHFKLVNDTYGHIKGDLVLQEVAKIIREATNGNEGIFRYGGEEFVILLDNYSGKEGFNTAEKIRLKICNSNVIKSYCNFEIVTISIGLAVYPYDGVNIDTLINKADKAMYHVKQSGRNRCKIYNSEINRKSN from the coding sequence GTGATATATATAAAGCCGATGAAAATGGTTAAGGCAGTTTTATGCACCTTCGGATTAGTGATGGGAGCAATATTCCCTATATACGCAGGCTTTTTTATTATATGGATACCTGAAAGGAAAGTAGCTTTTTGTATTGGTTGCCTTGTAGCTGGGTACACAGTGGGGCTTTTTAGCTTTTACATAGTAAAAGCTATTTTATTGAAAATAGACAATCATTATAAAATTGCACTTTTAGGTAAATTTGGTGTAGAGAATATTATTAATTCAGAGAAAGGGAATGATTTAATCTTAAACATGAAAAATGAGTTTAAAGAACTGATTAATAAGTATGCTGAACTTATGGAAAGTGAAAGTGAGCATCTTTTAAAACTCTCCATTACTGATTGTTTAACTTCTGTTTATAATCACAGATACCTGTATGAATATTTCGAAAGAAAGGTATCAGAAGAAATTAGTTTGATGACTATATTGTTTTGTGATATTGACCACTTTAAGCTGGTAAATGATACTTATGGACACATTAAAGGTGATTTAGTACTGCAGGAGGTTGCAAAAATTATTCGTGAAGCTACTAATGGAAATGAAGGTATTTTTAGATATGGTGGAGAAGAATTCGTAATTTTATTAGACAATTATTCTGGTAAAGAAGGTTTTAATACTGCTGAAAAGATCCGATTAAAAATCTGCAACTCTAATGTAATTAAATCCTATTGTAATTTTGAAATTGTCACAATTAGTATTGGGTTGGCAGTATATCCATATGATGGAGTAAATATAGACACTTTAATTAATAAAGCGGATAAAGCTATGTATCATGTTAAACAATCTGGAAGAAACCGCTGCAAAATTTATAACTCTGAAATAAATAGAAAAAGTAATTAG
- a CDS encoding type III pantothenate kinase — MILVLDVGNTNTVLGVFKGKELLVEWRLSTDSKKTADEYGIQVMQLFYQRNIKIEQIKGVIISSVVPNIMYSLEHMIRKYFKLTPMVVGPGVKTGINVKYDNPKEVGADRIVNAVSAHEIYKRALILIDFGTATTFCAISKEANYLGGTICPGIKIASEALFERAAKLPRVELIKPETVICKNTVSSMQAGIIYGYIGQVDYIVNRMKSEMISMGEEEPFVVATGGLSKLISRDCSTIDEFHPYLTLEGLRMIYEKNRE, encoded by the coding sequence GTGATTTTAGTTTTAGATGTTGGAAATACTAATACTGTTTTGGGAGTTTTTAAGGGAAAAGAGTTACTTGTAGAGTGGAGACTATCTACTGATTCAAAAAAAACTGCTGACGAATATGGGATTCAAGTAATGCAATTGTTTTATCAGCGAAACATTAAAATAGAACAAATTAAAGGAGTAATAATATCCTCAGTTGTTCCTAATATAATGTACTCATTAGAACATATGATAAGAAAATATTTTAAACTGACACCTATGGTAGTAGGTCCAGGAGTCAAGACAGGGATAAATGTAAAATATGATAATCCCAAAGAAGTAGGCGCGGATAGAATTGTTAACGCTGTTTCAGCCCATGAAATTTATAAAAGAGCATTAATTTTAATAGATTTTGGAACAGCCACAACCTTTTGTGCTATAAGTAAAGAGGCTAATTATTTAGGGGGGACTATATGCCCTGGTATTAAAATAGCTTCTGAAGCGCTATTTGAAAGAGCGGCAAAACTTCCTCGGGTGGAACTTATAAAACCGGAAACGGTTATATGTAAAAATACTGTTTCAAGCATGCAGGCTGGCATAATATACGGATATATTGGCCAAGTAGACTATATTGTTAATAGGATGAAAAGCGAAATGATTAGTATGGGAGAAGAAGAGCCTTTTGTCGTGGCAACAGGTGGACTCTCAAAATTAATAAGTAGAGATTGTTCTACTATTGATGAGTTTCATCCATATTTAACATTAGAAGGTCTTAGAATGATTTATGAAAAAAATAGGGAATAG
- the murD gene encoding UDP-N-acetylmuramoyl-L-alanine--D-glutamate ligase, with amino-acid sequence MKKNFSEFKEFIKGKEVGVVGIGVSNIPLIHFLVELQAVVTAFDKKTYSLLGKVATDFEEEGVKLVLGEDYLDDLTGFDVIFKTPSMRIDNPALLKAKEYGTYITSEMEEFIKYCPAKTFGVTGSDGKTTTTTIIYNILKQEGYKTWVGGNIGTPLFANIEEISKADKVVLELSSFQLMTMTVSTDVAVVTNLSPNHLDIHKDIEEYIDAKRNIFKYQSKSGLLILNKDNALTYELTKEAEGKVKYFSLKEKLKDGAYFHNDNLFIMNKVVCSRAEIKIKGMHNVANMLTAFCATEDEASVESMREVATTFMGVAHRGEFVREVDGVMYYNDSIASSPTRTIASIKAFEKPVILIAGGYDKQIPFEPLAEQGYLNIKTLILVGATKYKIKEVFERILKEKKISLEIIIAETFDEAINAAKKVASPGDVVTLAPGCASFDMFQDFEVRGNKYKEIIMAL; translated from the coding sequence ATGAAGAAAAATTTTAGTGAATTTAAAGAGTTTATAAAAGGAAAAGAAGTAGGAGTTGTAGGTATAGGGGTTAGCAATATTCCTTTAATACATTTCCTAGTGGAGCTGCAGGCCGTTGTTACAGCCTTCGATAAAAAAACTTATAGTTTACTTGGAAAGGTAGCAACAGATTTTGAAGAAGAGGGTGTAAAGCTCGTTTTAGGTGAGGATTACTTAGATGACTTAACAGGCTTTGATGTTATTTTTAAAACGCCATCTATGAGAATAGATAACCCGGCTCTTTTAAAAGCAAAAGAATACGGAACTTATATAACATCAGAAATGGAGGAGTTCATAAAATATTGTCCCGCAAAAACTTTTGGTGTCACTGGTAGCGATGGAAAAACAACTACCACTACAATAATATATAATATATTAAAACAAGAAGGATATAAAACCTGGGTTGGAGGGAATATAGGAACTCCACTTTTTGCAAATATTGAAGAAATAAGTAAAGCTGATAAGGTAGTATTAGAATTATCAAGCTTTCAGCTTATGACTATGACTGTCTCTACAGATGTAGCAGTAGTAACAAATTTAAGCCCAAATCATCTGGATATCCATAAAGATATCGAAGAATATATAGATGCGAAGAGGAACATATTTAAATATCAAAGTAAGTCGGGTCTCCTTATACTTAATAAAGATAACGCATTGACTTATGAACTCACAAAAGAAGCTGAGGGAAAAGTAAAGTATTTTAGTTTAAAAGAGAAACTAAAAGACGGTGCATATTTTCATAATGATAACTTATTCATTATGAACAAGGTAGTATGTAGCCGCGCAGAAATAAAGATAAAGGGAATGCATAATGTGGCAAATATGCTAACTGCCTTTTGTGCAACGGAAGATGAAGCATCAGTTGAGAGCATGAGAGAAGTAGCTACTACTTTTATGGGGGTGGCTCATAGAGGCGAGTTCGTGAGGGAAGTAGACGGAGTTATGTATTACAATGATTCAATAGCATCTAGTCCAACAAGGACTATAGCAAGTATTAAAGCTTTTGAAAAACCGGTTATACTAATTGCAGGAGGATATGATAAACAAATACCTTTTGAACCACTAGCAGAGCAAGGCTACTTAAATATTAAAACACTCATACTCGTAGGTGCCACTAAATATAAAATAAAAGAAGTTTTTGAAAGGATATTAAAAGAAAAGAAAATTTCACTAGAAATTATAATAGCTGAAACTTTTGATGAAGCAATTAACGCAGCTAAAAAAGTTGCAAGTCCCGGTGATGTAGTTACCTTAGCGCCAGGATGTGCAAGTTTTGATATGTTTCAAGATTTTGAAGTACGCGGTAATAAGTATAAGGAAATAATAATGGCATTATAG
- a CDS encoding glycine--tRNA ligase, whose translation MVFEKSMDKVVGLCKNRGFVFPGSDIYGGLANSWDYGPLGVEFKNNVKKAWWKKFVQESPYNVGVDCAILMNPEVWVATGHVGGFSDPLMDCKECKARFRADKLVEDHMTALGAEVASADGWTNEELKEYMEKQGIVCPKCGKKNFTDIRKFNLMFKTSMGITEEGKSEIYLRPETAQGIFVNFKNVQRASRKKVPFGIGQVGKAFRNEITPGNFIFRTREFEQMELEFFCKPGTDLEWFAYWKEFCANFLYNLGMDKENLRFRDHGVEELSFYSNATCDIEFLFPFGWGELWGIADRTDYDLKKHMEHSGNDLSYLDPITNEKYVPYCIEPSLGADRVALAFLVNAYDEEEVKGGKDGDVRTVLHLHPALAPFKAAILPLSKKLSEKANEVFAMLSKKFNVDYDEAGSIGKRYRREDEIGTPYCITVDFDTLEDNTVTVRDRDTMDQIRLNIDELEKFIEEKLQF comes from the coding sequence ATGGTATTTGAAAAAAGCATGGATAAGGTCGTTGGTTTATGTAAAAACAGAGGATTTGTATTTCCGGGATCGGATATATATGGGGGTCTTGCTAACTCATGGGATTATGGCCCTCTAGGCGTTGAATTTAAAAACAATGTTAAAAAAGCTTGGTGGAAAAAATTTGTTCAAGAAAGTCCATATAATGTGGGTGTAGATTGCGCTATACTTATGAATCCAGAAGTATGGGTTGCTACAGGTCACGTTGGAGGCTTTTCAGACCCACTAATGGATTGTAAAGAGTGTAAAGCTAGATTTAGAGCAGATAAATTAGTAGAAGACCATATGACAGCTCTTGGAGCAGAAGTGGCTAGTGCGGATGGATGGACAAACGAAGAATTAAAAGAATATATGGAAAAACAGGGAATAGTATGCCCAAAATGTGGAAAGAAAAATTTTACTGATATTAGAAAATTTAATTTAATGTTTAAGACTTCTATGGGAATAACTGAAGAAGGAAAATCAGAAATATATTTAAGGCCAGAAACCGCTCAAGGTATCTTTGTAAACTTTAAAAATGTACAAAGGGCTTCAAGAAAAAAGGTTCCCTTTGGTATAGGTCAAGTAGGAAAGGCTTTTAGAAATGAAATAACACCAGGAAATTTTATTTTTAGAACAAGAGAATTTGAACAAATGGAATTGGAATTCTTCTGTAAGCCAGGTACGGATTTAGAATGGTTTGCATATTGGAAAGAGTTCTGTGCTAATTTCTTATATAATTTGGGAATGGATAAGGAAAATTTAAGATTTAGAGACCATGGCGTTGAGGAGTTATCATTCTATAGTAATGCTACTTGTGATATAGAATTCTTGTTTCCTTTTGGATGGGGAGAATTATGGGGAATTGCTGATAGAACTGATTATGACCTAAAGAAACATATGGAACATTCAGGAAATGATTTGAGCTATCTAGATCCTATAACTAATGAAAAATATGTACCTTATTGTATAGAGCCATCACTTGGTGCAGATAGAGTTGCTCTTGCATTCTTAGTTAATGCTTATGATGAAGAAGAAGTTAAAGGTGGTAAAGATGGAGATGTGAGAACAGTGCTTCATTTACATCCAGCACTTGCACCATTTAAGGCAGCTATTTTACCACTAAGTAAAAAATTATCAGAAAAAGCTAATGAAGTTTTTGCTATGCTAAGTAAAAAATTCAATGTAGACTATGATGAGGCGGGCAGTATAGGAAAGAGATATAGAAGAGAAGATGAAATAGGCACTCCGTACTGTATAACTGTGGACTTTGATACTTTAGAAGACAACACAGTAACAGTTAGAGATAGAGATACAATGGACCAAATAAGACTAAATATAGATGAGTTAGAAAAATTCATAGAAGAAAAACTACAATTTTAA